The Cucurbita pepo subsp. pepo cultivar mu-cu-16 chromosome LG05, ASM280686v2, whole genome shotgun sequence nucleotide sequence GCTCGGTATGAACTGTTTAATGCCACATTCCTCTTGATTCTGAACCTactttttagggtttttaaaTTCTAGGGCTTACAGattgttcttcatttggtGAATAATGGACAAAACAAGAAGTTTAGGgcagttttttttgtttgttttctttctcatcCGTTTCAAAAACTCTTCTTTTCATGTggggttttcaaatttcaaaccctCTTAgcatttaattattcttgCCCTTTGCCTCTGGGAAGTTACTAAAAGGCACCTCTTAGGCTTGGATTTACCCCTTTTTTCTCATCTGGGGGAAGGGTTATTTGTGGAACTTTACACTCTTGTAGGCCCTTGAAACCATTATAGAGGGGCTGAGGTGTGGTTTCTTTTGGTTGTGATATCTAAGTTTGTTTCTCCATGAACGAGCTTTGACCCTCTTGTTTCCTCTATGAACTTGATCTGTTGCAGAGTTGCTTGGCTTGTGGGTGAGGGAACTGTTGTTCAAATCCgtttttttggtgttttttcAGAAGGGAAGTGATGCAGACTTCTAAATCCAGGTGATTTTTAGTGctttttttatatgttgttTGGTCATTTTCTGGAAATGGGTGTTGCTGTTTGAAGTTGAATGTGTATTTGATTCATGAATGGGACAAAGGGATGCTGTTTGTGGTTCAGTTGTTCTTCATTATTAGTCTCATTGTGCTCGTCGAACAACAAGTGAAGTCGATATCATTTCTCGATGTTTTTATGTGTAATCTACGTTCGATGAGCGATGGAGATATGCTTTTGCTCTGCTGGACATGGCTTGTCCTGATGATGATCCAGCatctttgcttctttttgaACGAGTGCCTATGACTTCCACCAATCTGTCAAATGGATctatgtgagattccacgttggttggagaggggaacgaaacatttcttataagggtgtggaaacctctccctacgtGTCTTAAAACCCtgagggaagcccaaagaggacaatgtctactagcggtggacttagactgttataaatggtatcagagccagacaccagacggtgttccaacgaggatgctgggcctccaagggggtggattgtgagattccacatcggttggagaggggaacgaagtattccttataagggtgtgaaaacctctctaaaagacgtgttttaaaaccttgagtggaagcccagaagggaaagtccaaagaggacaatatttggactgttacaaatggtattagcgCTAggcaccaggcggtgtgccaacgaggatatTGGGCCCTCGAgtgagtggattgtgagatctcacatcggttggaaaggggaacggagcattccttataaggttgtggaaacctctccttaagagatgcgttttaaaatcttgaggggaagctcaggagggaaaacccaaagaggacaatatctgctagcggtgggtttgagctgttacaaatggtatcagagctaggcatTGAGCGGAGTGCccgcgaggacgctgagcacccaaggggtggattgtgagatcccacattggttagagaggggaacaaaacattcttttaaggggtggaaacctccctaatatacacgttttaaaatcttgagaggaagctcagaaggaaaagcccaaagaggataatatttgctaacggtgggcttgtgctgttacaaatggtatcagagctatgcaCGGGGCggtatgccaacgaggatacTAACCCACCTTATTTATGAGTCTATGAACACCATTTCTTAACAAACTTATCAGCTAATTGCTAATTGCCATGGTCTTTAAAAGTCTCATGTGATAAGCAAAACTAGTGCTAATGATTGATGTATTTTGATTCCAGAAGTTCATTGGAGGCACCCAAGAAGGTCTCTTTAAAAGCTGCTCGTCAGGTTAAACCAGCAGCATTGAAGTGCGACTCGTCGTCTTCGTCCAATCAAACGGGAAAGATATTGAAAGAAAGGAGCCCGAAGGTCGTTGGCAGGTCGCCCAGGACTCCACTATCAGAGGTACACTATTTAATGCAAgtgggttattacaaatgctagtggtgggcttgggctattacaaatagtatcagagccagtcaccgaaCGGTGTTCCAACGAGGGCGTTGGGCCCCTAGgtagggtggattgtgagatcccacattggttggagacgggaacgaagcattccttacaagggtgtggaaacctctccctagtaaacgggttttaaaaaccttgaggggaagcccgaaaggaaaaactcaaagaggacaatatctgctaacggtgggtttgggctgttacataatCCGAGTTCGAGTCTCAAATCTTTGTTCTCTTTCTTGTTCAGAAGAAGTGCCAAAACAGAATATCCGAGTTGGAGTCTCAGATTTCCATCCTTCAGAAGGATCTTAAAAAGGCCAAGGAGCAGCTACATTCGTCTAAGTCACGGAAAGACCGAGCCCGAGTAGATACGGAGGTGTCCAGCACAACATCAATTGTCAAGGAGCATCAGCCATCATCTTCCGAACAAGGTCATACTAACGAGCTTCAGAACGTGGCACGAGAAGACGATCAATCGCTGCACTCTGCACCTGAGGTCACTGAGAAGTCGGAATCCGTGGACTCCGTTGCCTTAGCAATGGCGAACGTTACGCAGCAGCTTAAACTCAAACTTCTCGTAGTCGATAAATCCAAAGCTTTTCAGACAAAACATGTCGAATCAGTGAACGAGAAGCACGGTAAATTGAAACAAGTACTGTCGGAAACCATCTCGATTATGGCAACCATGAAAAGCCAACTGCAAGATTGTGAAGTATCAGAAACTCAAGTTCAAGCACTCATACATGAAGCTACAGCTCAATTGGATATTGCAAAAGAAATGGCTGAGTTGCTCGGTTCTGATTCGACAAAAGCCTTCGAAGATTGGAACTCGGTTACTTTAGAGCTGGACGAGTCCCGGGAACACGTAAGCTTACTGGAGACGCTTGTTCGTAAGCTAGAACCTGCCCTTGCAAATTTTTGCTCGTTGCAGTCGGAGGTTGAGCTACAAGCTGCCGAGGCAGAATACCGGGGTAGACGAGATCTTCGTACCCTTGAACCAAAACCCGCCGTGGTGAAGCCTGATACAAATCTAAGGGAGGTTGAACTCAAGAAGGAATTAGAGAAATCGAGAGTTGAAATAGACGAGTTCAAGGCGAAGTTACGCGACAGGGAAACCGAGTTAAGGAGCATCACGGAAGAGAATTTGGAGTTGAGTTGTAAGCTCGAGAAGAGCCTATCGAGCCACCGAGTATACGGACTAGAGAAAGAGCTGGATGACTTGAAGAACTGCATTGCAGATTTAAAGACCAATCTGTTAGACAAAGAGACAGAGTTTCAGAGTATAtcagaagagaatgaaatgcTGATATCTGAAATCAGTAAAAGGGACACGATCGAGACCAAAGTGAAGGACGAAACAACGACCGAACTCGTTACGTTCACGACCATAGAGAAGCTCGGGATTACAGCGGAAGATGCCGATCGAAGCACGGGCAGCAGGAAATCTGTAGGGGTGGCTGAACTCGAGGCAGCACAAGCAGCCAATGCAGAAATGGAGATGGAGCTGAGAAGGGTGAAGGTGCAGTCGGAGCAATGGAGGAAGGCGGCGGAGGCGGCTGCAGCGATGATTGGAAGCAACGGAGAGCTCGTGGGCAGAGCGGGATCGATGGACAGCAGCTACAACGCCATTACTGGTAAGATCGGGGCGCTGTACTCGGAGGATTCGGATGACGATctagtgaaaaagaaaaatgtgaatgtaCTAAAAAAGATAGGGGTGCTTTGGAAGAAACCGCAGAAATAGAAATGGGATTTTGTAGGagttttcttcattttgtagagagctttcttccaaatttgagGATTCAGAATGCTATGAATAACTCATATGGTGATAGTTCTTTGTTCGTTTAAGTcgagcccaagcccaccgctaccaaatgttgttttttttggactttccctctcgggcttactctcaaagttttaaaacgcgtctattagggagaagtttccatacctttataaaaaatgtccAACGTCCtagttggcacaccgtccaatCTAGTTATTGTCCATTGATCTTGCTCTGCCCATGTGTTCTCTGTTGCTTCCAATTATGGCCGCAATCATCTCGCCCtaataggacaatatttgctagtggtggtgAACTTGAGtggttgcaaatggtatcagagcccgacaTCAGGtagtatgccagcgaggatgttggcccCTAAGCActatcccacgttggttggagagggaacaaaacattctggATGTTGGCCCCTAAGCActatcccacgttggttggagagggaacaaaacattctttaaaaaaattatgataaacttaaaagtttatataaatagatattatttcaattaagaagaacaaaaatggttACTCCATTGTTCATTTCTTGCTCCGCtaatcttcttccttctctagGTCTTAGGTGTTCTTTCAATCTTCATCGATCTCTCTTATCTCTTCTAAACGGATAAAATCGAACGAAATCAGTTCTTGTTATTTGACATTCGAAGGCATAGATTCAATCTTAAACCCTCGATTTCGCCGTTTCAACTCTCTCAGGGCGGCGTAAATGGGGCCGAGATGGAAAGGGAAGGGTTCAGAAGCCAAAGCTCTAGCAGATCCCATGTCGAAGATTGTACTTCAGCTCCAGTCTTCTCTAACACAATCTGACGCTCAAGGATTACTATCTAGTTGTAGTGTACTTTATCAAGCGGATGAAGAACAAGCCGAACTTCTTAATCGCGCTTGTTTCGGTCGACCAATTGTTTCCGCCGAGAAGGATAAGCAATGGTTTCAATTCGGCATGGAGGAGGCTTTTTACTTGTCTTATCATTTGAATTGCCTTAAAATTGTCGATGGACAGGATTGTGAAAAGAATTTCGATGAACTCTGGCATTATATGAAGTCGCAAAAGGCTACATTCCCTGAGTTTTACAAGGCTTATCAAAATCTTCGGATGAAGAATTGGGTTGTGAGACCTGGATCTCAATACGGAGTTGATTTTGTTGCTTACCGTCACCATCCGGCTCTCGTCCACTCTGAATTTGCTGTGCTTGTGTTGTCCGAAGGAGAAGGAAGTAATGAAAATGGGAGATTGAGAGTTTGGTCTGATTTTCTTTGCACAATTCGGCTTTGTGGAAGCGTTGCAAAAACTCTGCTAGTTCTTACTGTCAATAGCAACGGAAACCGTTCTGTTTCTCCTTCGTGTTTGGACAGTTACTCCATTGAAGAGCGCACAGTTACGAGATGGAGTCCAGAACAGTGCCGCGAAAATCCTGCAACGAAGGTATAATGTACGCtgtttatttgttatttggaTAATTTCTAGTTGTTCTTCACGTACAACGAACATGGACTAGCTAGGGGTATAATCACAATCATGTTCTTCCTATTAATTTCAACTCGAAATTGCTCAAATACACGTCTCTTTCAGGAATTACTACAATTACACTACTAAACACTGTTGAATGATAGGAGTTTGAAAGCTGAATTATTGTTTAACTCAAGTTTAAGCTGATTAGGTGGAGTATATGTAATCTTTTGTTTATATTCTTATCATTTGAATAAGTATCTAGCTGGGTTGTGAGTTTTCGATCCATACTTTCCTCCACGAAAATTCATCTTATTGATCTTTAGCTTTTCCTTAATGTACTAATGGGAATGTCagaaacaaataattgaatgatTAAGACAATGTTGCTTGCCAGCGACATGTTCTTCCAGCTCTTCTTGGTCCTTCTATGCAAGAATTGTAGACATAATAGAGTTAGTTCTCTTGAAAATTGCTCCACCAGTTCAAATGTCTCATTATACATgtcgaggattgttgggagggtttcttatgctcaaagtagacaatattataccattgtggtgGTTCGCGTTTCCTACATGGTATGAGAGCCATGCCCATAACTTAGCCATGttaataaaatcctcaaatgtcgaataaagaATTGCAAGCCTCGAAGGTGTCGTTAAGAGTGACtaaagtgttgaacaaagagtgtactttgttcgagagctccaaaggagtcgagcctcgatgaAGGGGAGAttgttcgagggctacatagaccttatgggaggctctatggtgtactttgttcaagggaaagattgttgaggattgttgggagggagtctcacattggctaatttggagaatgaggccttttggggaagcccaaagcaaagccatgagagcttatgctcaaagtagccaatatcatactattgtggaaaGTCGTGACTCCTAATAATATAGGCTtagtgataagataaggaatcaactacaaggggaataagatttggattaccttgttgatcgaatatctctaggcaagaacattgtttgagattcgaatcactccacaagcaagattgatcatgtcgagcttgaatgattctacatgcaatctaaactacatagaattgcaaagaaacttagccattggctaaagaaaagcacaaatgcttctttctatattttccaagtctaccttacaaatacaacatacatggctttatatagcctcaaaatgaaactattaaaggcattccaaaagttgtaacattcatacttaatggccataattagccattatgtaattgtaacctaaagtaaataaaaactcttaaactacattaatgaaatacaataactctaaattgtaatccacccaaaatttatcacatgaaacttcattcttcttcattgtgacatgaattgaaatacttttgatgatttcaacaatattttcttcaaatcttcattgaaatatattgtatgattgatgtctcttggttcatatcacttaGCCTCTCTCTCGAATCAATTGCAGCAAGCATTTACTTCTTGCAACAAAGTTTGACTTGCAAGTATGATAGTTCTCTTTTGCATATGAGCTTATATTGAACGTAattgcatgactagaaatgTATTGCCTAGAAAGTTAGACGTAATTAAAGATACATAGTTCTGTAAGTATCATATAATTGGATGAAAAAAGGAACATCCCACTTTCTGAAATAGGCGTCTGACATTTGCTAATGCTTTATATGCAGTCAATGTAGATGAAGAATTGTGTGTGGAAACGGAAGCCGTAAATGTTGAGAAAGAAGGTATATGGTGCGAGGTAGGAGGAACACCGAGAAGGAACTACTGAGAAACGATGTTGTCTGTTTCAATGGAGGCTATTCCAGCTATGTTAGTGT carries:
- the LOC111794427 gene encoding interactor of constitutive active ROPs 3-like; the encoded protein is MQTSKSRSSLEAPKKVSLKAARQVKPAALKCDSSSSSNQTGKILKERSPKVVGRSPRTPLSEKKCQNRISELESQISILQKDLKKAKEQLHSSKSRKDRARVDTEVSSTTSIVKEHQPSSSEQGHTNELQNVAREDDQSLHSAPEVTEKSESVDSVALAMANVTQQLKLKLLVVDKSKAFQTKHVESVNEKHGKLKQVLSETISIMATMKSQLQDCEVSETQVQALIHEATAQLDIAKEMAELLGSDSTKAFEDWNSVTLELDESREHVSLLETLVRKLEPALANFCSLQSEVELQAAEAEYRGRRDLRTLEPKPAVVKPDTNLREVELKKELEKSRVEIDEFKAKLRDRETELRSITEENLELSCKLEKSLSSHRVYGLEKELDDLKNCIADLKTNLLDKETEFQSISEENEMLISEISKRDTIETKVKDETTTELVTFTTIEKLGITAEDADRSTGSRKSVGVAELEAAQAANAEMEMELRRVKVQSEQWRKAAEAAAAMIGSNGELVGRAGSMDSSYNAITGKIGALYSEDSDDDLVKKKNVNVLKKIGVLWKKPQK
- the LOC111794483 gene encoding tRNA-splicing endonuclease subunit Sen2-1-like, which encodes MGPRWKGKGSEAKALADPMSKIVLQLQSSLTQSDAQGLLSSCSVLYQADEEQAELLNRACFGRPIVSAEKDKQWFQFGMEEAFYLSYHLNCLKIVDGQDCEKNFDELWHYMKSQKATFPEFYKAYQNLRMKNWVVRPGSQYGVDFVAYRHHPALVHSEFAVLVLSEGEGSNENGRLRVWSDFLCTIRLCGSVAKTLLVLTVNSNGNRSVSPSCLDSYSIEERTVTRWSPEQCRENPATKSM